TGTATTAAAACACTTTGAACACAATGGTAACCCAATGGTAACCCAAACCCACAGGAAATGCCGCAGTAGTAGCAGTAATGTAATCGTGTGCATCTTCCACCATTGTCCATTCTTGAGTCATCATCGCTGTCCCATTCAGAAACCAATGTTTGCCAAAAAAAATGGCCAATATAGTCAGTCTGTACTTAACAATTCTACCAAGAGTCAGTAGACTACCAAATAGAAGGGTACTAGAAAGACACCTTTGGAACATTTACATTAGTGGTCAATCAGTGTCTGAAAAAAAAGTAAGACTCTCTCTAAGTGTTGATTGTCTTTCGGCCTCTAATGCTTCTCCACTGATTGCGAAAAGGAGATGTGGAGATGCAGTTAGCTCAGTTTGCCCGCCTGTCCCGACATTGAGCCCAGGCCGGCGTCCGGCTCACTCTTGAGCTTGCGAGGGACCTCAGCACCGTCCGCCGTTGCAGGGGCCCCGTGAGGGGAGGGCGGGGATCCAAGGGCGTCCAAAGGggtgtttttttcctccctgGCGGCGAGCGATTCGTGCGTCCGCATGTGCTTGGTGAGGTGGTCGTTGCGCATGAAGACGCGCGTGCAGACGGCGCAGCTGAACTTCTTGGCGCCCGTGTGCGACTGCATGTGCTTCTGCAGCTCGTCGGCGCGCGTGAAGCGCTTGCCGCAGAACAGCCAGTTGCAGACGAACGGCCGGTCGCCGCTGTGCCAGCGCAGGTGTGCCTTCAGGTGCGACGTTTTGGCGTAGGCCTTGCCACAGCCCGGGATGTGGCAGTTGTGCATGTGCTTGCGCAGGCGCCCGTCCTCGCCACCGCCAGACTGACTGCCCAGCTGCTCGGCATGAACGCAGTTCGGGCACCGGCACACAGCCTGACCAGACGCCCGCGAGCCCGATCGCCGCTGGGACTTTGGTCGAGGTACAGAAGTGGCGCCCTCTTGCGGCTCCTCCATTGTGTacagctgctgttgctgttgctgctgctgctgttgctgctgttgctgctgttgaagCAGCTCTGGAGGTCCGAGGGGCTCCATCTTGAAGCCGTCCTGGGAAAAGAGGTGCGGGTGGGGGGTCAGGCCAAGCTGGGCGGGAGGCAAGCTGCACAGCTGGGCCTCGTGGCAGTATGGTCCCAGCGCTGACTGGAGGCCCATGGGGCCCCCCTGGCTCATCCCCGACAGCCCGACCCCAGGGCCCGGCGGCAGGTCCATCCAACTCCCGGCCCCCGGGTGGAGGTCCCACCAGGACGACACGTTCATGTCATCGGCGCTGCCACCACCAGGGGGAGCTGTCCTTGGCCAGGGCTCATATGGATGGGCcatgagagagagtgcacggttGAGGTAGCCCGTAAAGAACAGatgagagatagatggagggatCTCCACAAAGCAGTTAAGACGAGAGACAGATGGATGCTTTTGTCTTCAGGAAGCAGTTTGCATCACCACATTGTTGGAGAGCATTAGAAAAGGCTGGTCATGACAAGCAACCTGGGGAGACAATAAAagaatgttagtgtgtgtaaacACCAGTGTTTGTGATCTCTGAATGCTGGCAGTTCTATGGTAAAGCTTATTCGTCTGATGCTTTATATGGACATAAATTATTTTCCGGATCTGCATGTAAAAGTGTATTACACTATACTGTCACTCAGAGAAGTCTGTAAAACTAATGATGGTAAACATCAAGCCAACCAACTGTAGCCATTGATTCATGCTTGAGCAGATGTGCAAGCACAAACAAATATAATgcaatgcacacgcacacacaaacacacacacacacacacacacacacgccagtggGCAAGCTCATTCTCACACCCACCGTGTGGTCATAAAGCCAGGGCAGACATGTTTGGGCATGAGCCCCCAcaacaacacccccaccaccagcaacccccccaccaccaaccctccccccccccccccacctgacAACGCATCTGCTGCCAGGTACTTCCCACGGATGACagacacagaagagagagaggggtgggggataatgaaagaaagaaagagggatagagtgcaagagggggatagagagagcaaggaaTAGAAGAGTgcaagagagggatagagagagcaaaaaaaagaagagagacaaTGGAGGAGACAAATCGTCGTTGCTGCCAGACCGGGTGCTAGTGGGATGAACTAAAGCTGTTTGGGAGGAGAATAGGAAGAgtgggagggaaaaaaacagagagagagagaggtgttgacAGGAGCAGGCCCAATGCATAGGGTGGCAGAGAGGAAGACGACGCAAGGGGAGGTATGGCTTCAGGCCAAGCTCTATTTGTACGTCTGTTGGctggcttttttttctttttttttttttttttgacgacgGGGCCCGGGCAGACAGCAGAACCTGTTTTTTTATGAATCACACATGATTTACAACAACACAGCCGCAGGGGCGTGTCGGGGAGCGAAACGAGCggtgaggaggaaggaggagaccGGCTGAGCGGACGATCGAGCAAGCAAGCgtccaccaaccccccccccagcctGCGCGACCGGCAGCAGGAAGTGTTGACACTCGTAGAGACAGTAGACAGCAACAGGGCCTTTTCAAAAGCATGAGAACAGAACGGCAACCAAAACACAGGGCGCAATTACATTATCCGTATAATTACACGCGCCTCTCCGGGGGTAGAGCTTCCTAGAAGCAGGGCAGCACAATAGATGCTATCAGTGACTCGTTACTTTGTTTACTTGGGCTTTACATCGCAGGTTCCGTTTTGAAAACGGATGACTTAAACTCAACCTATGGAGGGAACGCTCCTATTCCCATCCCACTATCATACATTACGGCATACACATGGGATAAGCATCGGGATGGAAATGCATCTTAGGATGGAACAAACTTAGGTGCTTGTGGCTCATTGGTCATTAGCAAAAGTCAATTTCCAATATTTTCCAATATTTTTCTACATTATTTTGATATAAGGCCAGGGGATGCAAGGCCTTGGGGGCCTAAGAGGCCGAGAGAGTCTTGACTCATTTCTGATCATGTAACAGGTCAAAATggagtatttgaaaaaaaaaaaaaaaattgaaatgcTCTTTCTTGCCATTTTAACCCTCTTTCTTTAAGGCCATAAAAGCCCTGTGCTTCAACAGTAAGCATGAAAGCAAGTCTTTTTTTTCCCAAGGCCAAGGTCTGTCTATGTCCACAAATGTATTCAATATaaaataagattttttttttttttatcaaagtaCACAAAGACCTCAGGAATCCTCAGTTGATATATCTGAATGTATCAGACGCACACATAGCAGATCCCAGCAGCCCAGATGTCCAAAGCATCAAGGAATGAGCCCACTGCCGAAATCAGGGAAGTTCTCAGACACTCGACAAAAATTGGCGGAATCGTAACAAAATCGTAAAGTGATTAGTTTGGAATTCTGTAATTAGAAGTCTGGAGTTAAAGGTCAAACTGATTTATTTCACGTCGCCCCGGAGCCACTGTGTCACTGCCCTGTAATTTCCTGGGAATGCAAAGTCAGACgctcagacgcacacacacacacacacacagacacacacgcacagacatacatgGAGGCATCCTGTGACTACTCCCCACCTCCCATAAACAAATGTCTACCCTCATTCACAAAACtgaaaaggaggagaagagagagaagaaacagtGGTGGAGGGCAACATCTCCATGGGGTAACAGCTGCTCCACTGCTCCACAACACCCGGgggcagaagaggaggaggagaaagaggaggagaggtgaggacagACGTGGAGGAAGAGCTCCAGGACAATGACTGGgcaacacccccccaccccaaacacacccacccaccccaacacacacacacacacacacacacacacacacacacacacacacacacacacacacacactccctgtcaTAAAAGCAGCCTGACAGAGATCAACCCCAGCCTCTCATTTACAAGACTCTGGAATGGGGTGCCACAGACAGGATAGAGCCTGGAACTCTGGGAAAAAGTCATGTTCAGAGCAGGAACGAGGGCCCACactgcacaagacacacactgtTTGCATACAGATGCTTAATCAGGGCCGTTCTCCGTTGTAATGGCTGGATGAGTGCTCAAGAAACACAGCGGTTCAGAGAGAGGACACCAGTGTGCACTTCAATGTCCTGACAAACACATCTGTTGCGTTAGACATTCAcggtgtttttctgtgtatccAGAGTGTAAATAGTGACAGACCATAAATTACATTGAACTGCTCTGACCTCTCGACCACGGTgctgtgatctctctctctctctctctctctctctctctctctctctcccactctctttctctctgtctttctccatcAAACAAACATCTGACAAAAATCACATTCTCACAGAGGACAACTTCAACTAGACAACTGTGCCAATATATGCCAACAAACTGGCATTTTCTTATCTATGTTGACCAACTGTCTTAAGACTTACAATATTTACAAACAGATCCTTATTATTTGAACAAGCCATGTTGTCCATAAAATGAttctgtacagtaggcctatatctcAGGGCTTAGCATGGCACAATGAAAGGCTAGCAAATGAATTGGTTCAATCATAAATTGAAAAAGGTTATgacattaattattattatttaataattcattttaaattaattattaaaaCAAACTAGCCATCTTTGTTTCATTACTGGTCTGGCCATCTCTGTTTCATTACTGGTCTGGCCCTATGGCCAGTACCAGCAGGCAAGTCCAGGGCCAAATGACTCTCCCAGTACAGTCGCAGAGTAGGCTACTGGCTTGATGGAGAGTGTTACTGTAAACTGAATTACTGGAGAGTGTTACTGTGAACTGAATCCAGTGAAAATGAACTTGAGCTCAAAAGCATCATGTCTGattcatcaacacacacagcaccttaGTTGTCTTTAGCACATAGAAATGGAGATGTGTTTTCAACTAAATCAACTCCACTCCATTATGTTCTgctctattttattttaaatgaagaAAATTTCAGAAAACTTCTGGTGGCACTGCTTGACTGGCGACACGGACTTTGAttcatttttaatgtttgtttgtaatgtttgttgTAGTATTTTGCTGTATTGTCTGTCTTGTGAGTTTTTGATTGTATTGTAGGCATTGTATGCAGCGCAAGACAAATTTCCCTTTGTGACAATAAAGGATATATCAATATATAAATCAATATCATTTTATTCTACTCAATTCTATGTTATACAATCGATCCAAAGACAGATACACTGCTGAGATGATTTGAAATAGTGGAAATGCACTGCATCGAGATAAAATAAACATCACTTAAAGTCAGGTCAAAGCTGTGAGCCCTCAGAGATTAGGCTTATATAGTGAGCTTTTGTGAAGTGAATGTTTGTAAACTTGCTAATGCAGGCAGTGGTGTTTGCTTTAAGATCACTGCCAGCCCagcctgttgtgttgtgtataaAGCATGTAAGAAAGATAAAGTCAGCAATGACTGAATCGCAATAGGTCTCCTGTAAACCATAAAACTTCAACACATAAACATAGGCTACTAACTAAATAACATTTTGGGCCAGTCATAACAGAAATTCGTAATCAGATTATgccacataggctacagttttTTCGTGTTGGCTACGTTAGCGCTTCTGAGGACATGACAAGTTTACAAAttatttaggcctacttaaaattcCTATAGGCCTACCGTACTGTCTACAGGTGCGTgtacaaataacaaatacaatCTCTTCTAAAATCCTGAATCTCTTAAAATGAAGTGCCATAGCCTACTAACACATTTCAGCGAGTTACATTAAGTCTCGAAGATGTAATGATACAACAGCTAATTTCAAAATGTGAGCAAGTCCTCGGACAAACTCTGTGAGCCTATGACACATAAAAAGTGGTGCAAGTGGGCTACACTGATGGGCTACTGATGGGCTACACTGACCTGACAAGCGTGGCCCATTTCCAATCTGACATGCAGGAAAACTGAGAGGATGCAACAACATCCTAATGGTTATCATCTGAGCAGATCCTGCATTACACTCGAGCTTCCACATTCATTAAGGTCCGAGCATTTTTTCTTTACCTGCTTCAGGCGAGGCTTTCTCGATGTATGGGAAAGGTAAGCACAACCTTTGTCATTCGCATGGAATATAACTGTAGACAGGGGTCCCTTTTCCAAAAGACGTGAATGTACCCCTCCACTTAGATGTTCAAGATGGAATTCGCATCATCTTCAGTGTCAAACATTCTCTGAGAGGCAAAGTTTCCAGACGACGCAAGTTGTCTTTCGGCGCAAAGTTGAGACACTCAACCCGACGAAGTTTATGATAGAGCTTTGTAACCGCGGCGCCTCCAAAGCCCCACCTATTCTTGAGATCACTCTTTGCTTTGAAGATGCGATAGCGAGGCTCAGGTTATTAAGCAAGGAAGTTGAGCGCCTCTCAGAGCATTAGAAGTAAACTTTACACTTGTGTACTGACGTgtaattgacaaaaaaaatTACAATTCCTGACAGTGACGCACAAAGCTGTGTCATTCACAtaattatgtaggctactgtgttaGTTTGAAATATTCCAAAAATGAATTAGGCTAtgcaattaaataacatttatAATCTAAGACATCATCTCCCGTATACTGTATTTCCATTAAACTAGACTAGATTTCCATAAAACTAAACTAGCCTTATGATCTGATTTGAAGGTTAGGCCTATTTAAGAGAGAGCTGCTTTTAGCAAGTGTGAATACATTTTTGTAGTCTCTTTCTTGTAGACTACTGAACCAACTTCTCTTCTTGTGTACATAGATATAGAAAAGTGTCCGTATGCCTCCTCCATGACTGGTCCCTTGTCCTCTGAACTTGTTTGTCCAGGGGAAGTTCAGGTGAAGACAGAGTGCTTTCAGCCCCCAAAACAAGGTAAACtgatgagaggggagagagggactaGGCTACAACAGAATTAAGGAATAAACAGACCAGAGATCAGGTGCTTTGATGACAGGATGACATGTAAAAGGCTTCACGGTtcataaatgttttaaaagtgGTCAATGAATATAGTGCTTGCTTAATGAgtccatgcatttcacatgaaAGCCTTCTCGTGTTGAGCAGAACCGGGCTCTATACTCTGCTTGAGTTCTTTGTCACATTTCTGCCACATTTGCCGTAAGAACAGCAATGAGTGTTCAATTATGAGAGCTTGTTGTCATTATTTTTTCTCCTCACATTCAGTTTCCAAGCTTTTGCTTTGATTTCACAAAATGTAATAAAGGCATTTTCTAAAACAGCCAGATAGGTTTGCAGTTCAAAGGATAATTGATTTTTGTGGTCAGGTACTTAATGATTTAATGTCCCATTTAATGTTCCAGACAtttttcaagacatttcctTTAATCTTTACCTGGCATCTTGTCAGAGTATATTTCTATCCAAAAGATGTATTTCTAACCTTAAAACCCCTATTAAAATCATATACTAGTTCTGCATGTTAACATTTCTCAACTGATGTTAGTCCATTAGTCCATATCAGTAAACTTTATCACTTTATAATAATTTTGCCACATGACATGATACTTGATGAAGCTTTTATTGGTAGCTGGGTAGACATACAGCGTTCAAGTAGACATACAGCGTTCATAGTATGACTCACCACCATGCTACATCTGATCTTTTCTTAATTCATGAAGCTCTATCTGTGGTTTACTGCTATGAAGAGAAGATGACGATTGGGGAAATGTCAGTTTGTGTTGATAATCTGCGTACGAACTGAAGTTTTATTTTTCTCCCCTTGCTCATTCAATTCCTTTCCTGTCGTGGCATGTTGGTACAGCAACCTCAAATCAACTGACAAATAGAGTCCACAGGCAGACAggagggaaaataaataaatctcttCCCTTTGCCTTCCTCCATAGCATCACATTCATTGAGATATGGCCTTGTAGTTCTTCATTGTCTCTCAAACGATTTTAGAATCTGTTACTTTCCAGAAGTTTCCAGATGATATCTGTTGCCAACTAAAATTGTATGAGTCGCAGTAACCCTCTTGTAAATGAATATGATAAAGCGATGTTATTACTAGTGTCATATAGATTTCCCTATTAAAAGTATTGGGACTATACTGTCTGTAGACACTTTTCATATTACTGCTCaaataagtacacacacacacacacacacacacacacagtcaaaaagGAAGTCAAATATCTTGTGAACCAGATCAACATGGCGTCGAACAGGCACTGGAGTGAGTGTCTGCGTATGATCCTTGTGGGCTCGTCCTGCCTCCCTCGGCCGGGAGCAACCAGACCACACACCTTGCCTAAATGGTATTTACCCTGCGCTCCCTGAAGCCAGGCAGGCATGTTACCTTGTGGATAAAATGTTCCTCAACCAGAAACAGACTCTTTAATAACATTTAATTACTGCTCGGTTTACAATCATAACCAGAGGGACTAACAAATTATGAAAAATGGTTTTAATCGATGTTGCTtattagacttttttttttcttttcaatttgTGTGATTGCAGTGGCACTTGGCAATATTGCTGATAAGAATATTGGCACTGCAGGACAATGGTGAGAGCAGATGCCTCATGGAATTGGATCCGTTGTTTAGTCAAGTCAGAGCAGTTCTTGGAAGGAGCTGCCTGACAAGTCTTCATGACAATCTGACAACAGGAGCAAATTGTTTTGTAGCTTTCAGCTGGTTGCAACATGCAATTGAAAGTATAACCCCTCAAGGGGACAGCATTTGATGAAACGAAGCCATTTGCAATATGGATATCCCCAAATATCGTAATAGGCTGTCAGGTTTTACTGTAAGACTCCCAGACAAATCTATCCATGAagtaaataacaataaatatttTGACACTGATGATTTCTTTTCCCcagccatgtgtgtttgtatgtaacCTACATGAAGCAGGCGGTAAgtctacatttatttatttgtgaatacCATCTTGAGTTAACAAAGATTTTATCTGTCCATGTCCATTGAAAGTATTCTTTTTGGAACAATGAAGGCTATAGCTATTTGTTTGTATGTCTTTCAGTAACGTTACCCCTCATTGAAATGATAAGATCTCTTCACAGCTCAGCAGCGCACCTACTTCTTTAAAAATGGGAAGACTATCAGTGCACTGCTAAAATCTATGAATGGTAAACACAACCACATCATTGTTTATGTAACATAATGTTATATGTTATAGTTTTTCTAAAGCTATGATGCTGTGAAAGtgacgacccccccccccctttagaTGCAGACTTAAGAGGGACTACCAGAGGGGACTACCCCATGTGAGAACTAACTTCCCGTCTGTAAGAGACTGGATCAGGTAagtaaagtaaacaaaaaggACACTGCCTGGCTTCCTCTACTCTTGTTAAGTGTTTAACAATCCCATAAGAGGAACTCATGTTgaagatgcaaacacacacacacacacacacatgcacgtatgcACATGCAGACACTCATTCACCCCACCAAATCCACCCCTTCTtgttctcctctgcctgctcttTCAACTTCAAACCTAGTCATTTCTGCAAGCTGCACTTTGATTGTACCAAACACCTGTATTTTTGGGGAGAGACTTCCTCGCTCGCTCCCGCCCCCCATCTTTGATTGTTAAACGGCAGTGGCGCCGTCATTTCTGTGGGACAGACACTGCCCAGCactgcccccccaccaccacacacacatgcacacacacacatacacacacacaaacacacaaacacacactcacacacacacaaacacaaacacacaccacctccagttCCTGGTTGCTTTATCTCTAATTGCTTGTATATGTTTTGACTCTCACATTTACCACCCATGAATAATCCCAGTTTATCTTGACTGGGCCTCCTCTCAGATCAAGGTCTTACCTTACAAAAATTCTGCATATACATAAATGTACACAAACTTTCGAAATTAGTTTGCTCCTATACATACAAATAATTACGCCTTTTGATTTTCTTTTCTCTATTACTCAGACTATGTTTGGTTTGTCATTGTGAAtttgcctttactttatttGTAGATTACTGGCTGAGACATTGTAAAACATCAATTAACATCAAGTTAATTACGTTGTCATgggttattttttgttttgtagtaGCCAGTGGATAAAACCCTGTTTGTTTGCCCAAAGCCCCTTCAATAATCTGTTGACTCTGAACGTCTGGGGGAATATTTGGAGGGTGGGACTATGCAATACTATGGGATATTACAATATAATTTTGGATGACAATGCTGACACTAACAATGATATCTGTGATGACCATTTACAATTGTTTTGACACAATTACGTGTACTTCACATGACACTTTTTGGGGAAATGTTTGACGACGATAACTAAAACCTCACAATACACAGTATCAGTAGTGACATGGATAGATGAAgaccacaacaacaaaacatgtATTATATACTAAAAAATGAGAACCAGATCCTTGATGTTGTCATGGCTACTGCCTTTCCTTAACAACTGAGGCAAAGGTCAGCATAGCCAACTGCTGTAGCAAAGAGCTACTGGAGAGTAGTCATAGCTACGGACACACATGGAGTTTAGAAGCACACACtgtttataattattatttatttatgcatttagctGACACTTACATCCAAATGGACTTACAGATACCACTTTGTTTTAGGGCCAGTCCTCCTGGAGGAACTCAGGGCCAAGTGCCTTGCTAGGACACAACGGTGGCAGCCGTTAatcgaacccacaacttttctttGCTACTATATGCCCGGTTCCtcagccactacactaccactaccTCTTTATTATTCACTATTGACGGGAGTCGTGAGGGACAGAGCTTGGGGATCTTTGCCTCGGCAGCTCAGTCTGCAGACGGCTGCtgcccactccccccccccctctgtaaTACCAGGCTTTGCCGGGGAGCACTGATCCCTGCCATCCTGTCATCCTgtcgtctctcctcctccaccctcccagATTACCGCTCCGTTCCTTGGCTGCTGACCAGCTGTTTCCAGCCCACAACACTGTGTGTCTTTTCCGGCCCAAGCTGCTGGAGGGTCTGGTCTGGGTTGAGACAGTGCGGTCGGGCAGCAAAACCACATCAGCCCAGAGTGTGTATATGCGCAAACCACTAGGGATGTGTCAAATCCATATAGTGCTATTTGGACCTGATCATCTGTGTCCTTATGTACTTATGTGTCTAAAAGAATGTGTATAACTCTGTAGTAATCCACCACTGTgaccagggatgggcaaaaatacatcaaaatctattttgaaactagatgtaccgcatagcggtacaaaatttgaccgccgctcagtcctgtacatctgtacatctgcgaaaataaatcacactaatacatttgtctccatcttttactccaccccctactcttgaaacttttgtgtatgcttgtttggcatgcctgtgtgtgtgtgtgcggctgcacagaaagtagcctactggcgctgcaaaggtgaattgtagaatagccaaaaaagttgtagcattgttataaaacctttaaaatcttaAGTCTTCAATCataagtagggcagttcatcagagttcatccattgcaactggattgatgaaaggtcacttacacctgtaggctacattttatttgggaaaagcagaaggtatcagcataatgttatatttttatttatttcttatttctttatttattaataaacaaaaacatctctgtcagttccatgcagttttcaacagctatcaaaaacaaaggtaatttttggatggatggattttttgtgaatgtttcttcttctacataagatttttgtcatctttagttcatgtgatactttattgtcaatgcacaaattaagtaggctgtctaaaacgaaatgcagttttacatctaaccagtggtgcaaataactgacatgtccaaataggccttcatgaaatgcgtcgctagactgttcatacacattttaacgggccaagttgaagagctgttgtccgttattgtttgtgcaaatataggctaattcatgttcccttgcattgtgtaactgaggtccatggctagtctggctttcaccataccaagctcaatcttttaagaaatcaaaaaataaatcgccggcagatcaggctgggttcacccagcttagtccatggtaggcgcccgatattg
This window of the Alosa alosa isolate M-15738 ecotype Scorff River chromosome 7, AALO_Geno_1.1, whole genome shotgun sequence genome carries:
- the sp6 gene encoding transcription factor Sp6; this translates as MAHPYEPWPRTAPPGGGSADDMNVSSWWDLHPGAGSWMDLPPGPGVGLSGMSQGGPMGLQSALGPYCHEAQLCSLPPAQLGLTPHPHLFSQDGFKMEPLGPPELLQQQQQQQQQQQQQQQQLYTMEEPQEGATSVPRPKSQRRSGSRASGQAVCRCPNCVHAEQLGSQSGGGEDGRLRKHMHNCHIPGCGKAYAKTSHLKAHLRWHSGDRPFVCNWLFCGKRFTRADELQKHMQSHTGAKKFSCAVCTRVFMRNDHLTKHMRTHESLAAREEKNTPLDALGSPPSPHGAPATADGAEVPRKLKSEPDAGLGSMSGQAGKLS